The Variovorax paradoxus genome window below encodes:
- a CDS encoding ABC transporter permease gives MTHRQFARAAGAVHYLYGALMVCFLLLPLLAMTPISLSAGSFLSYPLPGFSTQWYQRVFSPGPWLDSLRNSLVVGMCSTLIATVLGTLAAFAFARRNLPARRTLLGFLMAPMIVPPVITGLGMYFLFSRIGLTASLPGLVIAHAVLSTPFVVITVTATLQQFDMGLLRAAYSLGASPVRAFFTVVVPIVMSGIVSGALFAFITSFDEVVVAIFIGGPGQRTLPRQMFDGIRDTIDPSIIAMSTFLMVVAAVALTLSAWLSQRAAPVQRPKDSGSST, from the coding sequence ATGACCCACCGCCAATTCGCCCGCGCCGCCGGCGCCGTGCACTACCTGTACGGCGCGCTGATGGTGTGCTTCCTGCTGCTGCCGCTGCTCGCGATGACGCCGATCTCGCTGAGCGCCGGCTCCTTCCTGTCCTACCCGCTGCCGGGCTTCTCGACCCAGTGGTACCAGCGCGTGTTCTCGCCCGGCCCCTGGCTCGATTCGCTGCGCAACAGCCTCGTGGTCGGCATGTGCTCGACCCTGATCGCCACCGTACTCGGCACGCTCGCGGCCTTCGCCTTCGCGCGGCGCAACCTGCCGGCGCGGCGCACGCTGCTCGGCTTCCTGATGGCGCCGATGATCGTGCCGCCCGTGATCACCGGCCTGGGCATGTACTTCCTGTTCTCGCGCATCGGGCTCACGGCCTCGCTGCCGGGGCTGGTCATCGCGCACGCGGTGCTGTCGACGCCCTTCGTCGTCATCACGGTCACGGCCACGCTGCAGCAGTTCGACATGGGCCTGCTGCGCGCCGCCTACAGCCTGGGCGCCTCGCCCGTGCGCGCCTTCTTCACCGTGGTGGTGCCGATCGTCATGTCGGGCATCGTCTCGGGCGCGCTGTTCGCGTTCATCACCTCGTTCGACGAGGTCGTGGTCGCCATCTTCATCGGCGGTCCCGGCCAGCGCACGCTGCCGCGCCAGATGTTCGACGGCATCCGCGACACCATCGACCCCTCGATCATCGCCATGTCGACCTTCCTGATGGTCGTCGCGGCGGTGGCACTCACGCTGTCGGCCTGGCTGAGCCAGCGCGCGGCCCCCGTTCAACGCCCCAAGGACTCCGGAAGCTCCACATGA
- a CDS encoding ABC transporter permease, with amino-acid sequence MSTGSSAVSLAVPAVPAAPAGSGAALKRSTHRAGRRQRLVSLLLVAPLLLYGAVFFLLPLAMMIHRAVDNPEVREALPRTAQVLADWQSAAGSLPGDPAFAALAADMAQAQGTRAIGELGRRMNYEISGYRTLVMKTARRAGTDAPAATDARAWLLEGDPRWGEAAYWSALRRAATPYTGRYLLAALDMAVDDDGGIVRAEPDQRIYLDILWRTLSIAGAVTLACLLLGYPLAALLVKAPKPIAFAIMLAVLLPFWTSLLARTTAWIVVLQENGLVNALLQAIGVVNQPLALIFNATGLYIVMVHILLPFAVLPIYNSLKSIPPHLMRASSSLGAHPVRGFLHVYLPLSLPGVAAGGLLTFIVAAGYYITPSLVGSAREQMLGYFVAFYANNTVNWGMASALGLMLLACVMAVYLVAASTLGVKQLAGIK; translated from the coding sequence ATGTCCACCGGTTCCTCCGCCGTCTCGCTCGCCGTTCCGGCCGTTCCCGCTGCGCCGGCCGGTTCCGGCGCGGCCCTGAAGCGCTCGACCCACCGCGCGGGCCGGCGCCAGCGGCTGGTGTCGCTGCTGCTGGTCGCGCCGCTGCTGCTCTACGGCGCCGTCTTCTTCCTGCTGCCGCTGGCGATGATGATCCACCGCGCCGTCGACAACCCCGAGGTGCGCGAGGCGCTGCCGCGCACCGCGCAGGTCCTCGCCGACTGGCAGTCCGCGGCCGGCTCGCTGCCCGGCGATCCCGCCTTCGCCGCACTGGCGGCCGACATGGCGCAGGCCCAGGGCACGCGCGCCATCGGAGAACTCGGCCGGCGCATGAACTACGAGATCAGCGGCTACCGCACGCTGGTGATGAAGACCGCGCGCCGCGCCGGCACCGACGCGCCCGCCGCGACCGATGCCAGGGCCTGGCTGCTCGAGGGCGACCCGCGCTGGGGCGAGGCCGCCTACTGGAGCGCGCTGCGTCGCGCCGCCACGCCCTATACCGGACGCTACCTGCTGGCCGCGCTCGACATGGCGGTGGATGACGACGGCGGCATCGTGCGCGCCGAGCCCGACCAGCGCATCTACCTCGACATCCTCTGGCGCACGCTCTCGATCGCGGGCGCGGTCACGCTGGCCTGCCTGCTGCTCGGCTATCCGCTCGCGGCGCTGCTGGTGAAGGCACCCAAGCCGATCGCCTTCGCGATCATGCTGGCGGTGCTGCTGCCCTTCTGGACCTCGCTGCTGGCGCGCACCACGGCCTGGATCGTGGTGCTGCAGGAGAACGGGCTGGTCAATGCGCTGCTGCAGGCCATCGGCGTCGTGAACCAGCCGCTCGCGCTGATCTTCAATGCCACCGGCCTCTACATCGTGATGGTGCACATCCTGCTGCCCTTCGCCGTGCTGCCGATCTACAACAGCCTCAAGAGTATTCCGCCGCACCTGATGCGCGCCTCGTCCTCGCTCGGCGCGCACCCGGTGCGCGGCTTCCTGCACGTCTACCTGCCGCTGAGCCTGCCGGGCGTGGCGGCCGGCGGCCTGCTGACCTTCATCGTGGCCGCGGGCTACTACATCACGCCCTCGCTGGTCGGCAGCGCGCGCGAGCAGATGCTCGGCTACTTCGTCGCCTTCTACGCCAACAACACCGTCAACTGGGGCATGGCCTCGGCGCTCGGCCTGATGCTGCTGGCCTGCGTGATGGCGGTGTACCTGGTGGCGGCTTCCACGCTCGGCGTGAAGCAGCTCGCTGGCATCAAGTGA
- a CDS encoding ABC transporter substrate-binding protein, with the protein MTVASARSRCRAGISKLAALLALAAAATSSMAADLTVVGFGGALQEAFRSAYFEPFRKQGGIALVEDSYPGGYARQKAMVETGNVTWDLVQMDENEMASACEQGLLEPIDRKQFAKAQDINPAAFARCGVGAFVWSKVLAYDGRKFGDNGPRTWAEFWDTRRWPGKRGLRKQPRMTLEIALLADGVPAADVYKVLATKAGQDRAFAKLDQLRPSIVWWESGAQPLEWLESGTLAATAAYSGRIASANQQGKQFRFSWDGQLYSMDYWTIVKGSPHRQQAYALLDSMFDAQRQVAFAQAIPYGVTNTRAAAAMPEALRPLLPTSPQNLRNALLLDTAFWVDHEEELLQRFTRWVSQR; encoded by the coding sequence ATGACGGTTGCATCCGCGCGTTCCCGCTGTCGCGCAGGCATTTCCAAACTCGCCGCGCTCCTCGCGCTGGCCGCCGCCGCCACCTCGTCGATGGCGGCCGATCTCACGGTCGTCGGCTTCGGCGGCGCCTTGCAGGAAGCGTTTCGCAGCGCCTACTTCGAGCCGTTCAGGAAGCAGGGCGGCATCGCGCTGGTGGAGGACAGCTACCCCGGCGGCTATGCGCGGCAGAAGGCCATGGTCGAGACCGGCAACGTGACCTGGGACCTGGTGCAGATGGACGAGAACGAGATGGCCTCGGCCTGCGAGCAGGGCCTGCTCGAACCCATCGACCGCAAGCAGTTCGCGAAGGCGCAGGACATCAACCCCGCGGCCTTCGCCAGGTGCGGCGTGGGCGCCTTCGTCTGGTCGAAGGTGCTGGCCTACGACGGCCGCAAGTTCGGCGACAACGGGCCGCGCACCTGGGCCGAGTTCTGGGACACCCGGCGCTGGCCCGGCAAGCGCGGCCTGCGCAAGCAGCCGCGCATGACGCTGGAGATCGCGCTGCTCGCGGACGGCGTGCCCGCCGCCGATGTCTACAAGGTGCTCGCCACCAAGGCCGGGCAGGACCGTGCCTTCGCCAAGCTCGACCAGCTGCGGCCTTCCATCGTCTGGTGGGAGTCGGGCGCGCAGCCGCTCGAATGGCTCGAGAGCGGCACGCTGGCCGCCACCGCCGCCTACAGCGGACGCATCGCCTCGGCCAACCAGCAGGGCAAGCAGTTCCGATTCAGCTGGGACGGCCAGCTCTACAGCATGGACTACTGGACCATCGTGAAGGGCAGCCCGCACCGCCAGCAGGCCTACGCGCTGCTCGACTCGATGTTCGACGCGCAGCGCCAGGTCGCCTTCGCGCAGGCCATTCCCTACGGCGTGACCAACACCCGCGCCGCCGCCGCGATGCCCGAGGCGCTGCGCCCGCTGCTGCCGACCTCGCCGCAGAACCTGCGCAACGCGCTGCTGCTCGACACCGCCTTCTGGGTCGACCATGAGGAAGAGCTGCTGCAGCGCTTCACGCGCTGGGTGTCGCAACGTTGA